DNA sequence from the Salvia splendens isolate huo1 chromosome 19, SspV2, whole genome shotgun sequence genome:
gacaaattataTGGTacggaccgaaatgaaaaaatgagacaaattatcagagacggagggagtattttttatggaGATAGAAAAGTTAGGACTATATGAGAGTAATTTTCAATGAAAAGAAAACAATACCAACTAAGTGCAAAAGCATCTAATGATATGAATAACATTTTTAACCAAGCCAAAGTTTAGGTTAATCCtgatatatgtatttttttttaaaataaaaaaggtgGGGTTTTGACTTTATATGAAATTTAGGTTTGTTATGTGAAATATGCCCCTTCTGGACTTATGTAAAGATTTACTTGAATGTGTGTGCTTTTGGAATCAACcgtttatttgaatattttgtcATATTTAATCATATACACATAAAAGGAATAATAGAAAGGGTTGATGTGAAGTGTTATTGAAAAGCAAATGATatgaaaaacattttttttctttttctggatAAGTATGAGTATGAGCAAATGAAGTCAATGAGGATAAGTGGCagataattaaaggctaaattAGAAAAATAGATTTGTGTTATGAATTAGagtgaaaattgaaattaattgtTAAATCACCTGGAAAAATCCTCAGAAGCCTAAACTGAGGGCGGTATTGACGTCCAATTTCCATGCAAATCCGGCAAATTCCATTCTCCAAACATCGCACGGCACAATTTTATTCCACTTTTGCCCCTGGCCGTTCTGTTGAGTGACTCTAACTCTGCATGCAAACGAGGGGCAAAAATGAGGCAAATCCTCCTTCACCACCAGCCACACCAAAACCCCCTTCTCCGCCTCCGCGGAGCCGTCTTCGTCCGCCGCTACCATTCTCTTATAAGCGGCGTTCGTCCAGATCACGTTGTTCGTGTGATCCGATATGAATCCAGGACACGTGTCCTTCTCCAGATTGTGAATCCTCTCCTCATCCGAAAATCCTAACCCTACCGTCGCTAACTCCGTGAACTTCTCCGTCACCGTCACGCCTTCCACCACGATCCACGTCGCTATCACAGATCCGCCTCCGTAACTGCTCAGATCCGCCATCCTCCGCCCTATCCCCGCCGTAACCGCTCCGTCATCCAGATCTCTCCACTTCATCTCCCTCTCAGAGCCAGATCCATCGCCGAGGAGCTGGAGAGTGACCGCTCGCTTCTGCGGCGGCGGAGCGTCGTCGACGGCGGATCTCTCAGGCGGCGACGGCGGATTTCCTCCCTCCGAAACCTTACTCTTACATCTCCTCTTACGAATCCTGACGTACTTCCGTTTCACTCTCCTACCGGCGAGATCTCGCTTCGCCGGATCCGCCGAGGCGGATCCGGCGTCCTCACCGGCCGGCTTCGGCGCGATCGGCCGGAATCGGAGCATTATCCGGCTCAAAACAATCTGATTATTACTATCAACGGATCTATCCGTGCAACGCCGCATCGATCGAGCTAGAATTCGTCAATTTATGGCAATCATCGGGAATCGAGGTAGGGATTGGAAATCTGAGAAAAAAAAGCGAAGAGGAAGGAGGAAAGTTGGTGCAGGAAAGGAGTGACAGATGTTGGCGATATGAGGGGAGGGGAGGGAGGGATGTGATTGGTGGGGTGGGGATTGGCCAATGGGAGAGCGCCATGTAACGGTGGGTGCAGTAGGGGAGGGAGCAAGGGAGCTTGGCTAGGAGAATAATGGTGCATGGAAAGGTTCCAGAACATGGACACGTGGTGAAAGTTACGGGTTTTcggttatatatatatgtgtgtgtatataatATGTATAGGCAGAGGGACACgtgtggagagagagagagagagagcttctTCGTGTAGCGTAGTCACACGCATCACAAGTGAAGTGAAGCCTCACTCGCTCTTTTGAGAGAGAAGCTGCAAATGGTAGGAGATTATTCACCTTTGTTCAGATTTAAGCGctgcattttattttatcgtgAGAATTATGAAAGTGGTGTTTAGCGAATTAAATACGGAGATAATAAAATCAAAGAAAGACAAACTAGGGAAATAAAGTACGACGAAGAATCTAGAATAGAGATAATAAAGGTTAATTTTTGTTAAAATAGAAACTATATACATGTAAAATATGCATAGCATGCTtcggggacgaagggagtatatgattTAATATTTGTGTTGAAGCTCAAGCTCTCGAAGCTATACAATTCTTGTTAGGTGTAGGATTTCATATAGTGATTGTTATTTGCTTAATTATATGTTTAAGTGGGAATATAATAAAAGATAcagtaaaatagaataaaataaaaaagattgtaaacaaaagtgatgTAATTATTTGTAtcataaacaaaaatattaagaaaaacataaaatttggtACTCATGTAATTCTTTTGTCCATTAcaagtttagttttttttgtacATAATGAAGTGAGATGACCACGAATATGGAAATTAGTTTAGTATTAGGGCAAAGAACAAGATTGTGATTTGTTGTGGTTATATAGCTTATATTTATTGAAGGAGTAGAAAGAACAAAGTGTGCCCACATCAGAATTTTAATCTAAATTTGGTTACAAACCCACTAATCATGGGCATTTTATAATCACAAAAGTTAAACCAAAAGGAATTTGCATTCACGATAAGTATGGATGTCAGTcccaacccgtgggctggcccgaatggtctgccaaatttatagggttagggctgaaaatttctagcccgaaaAATACAACCCGATTAATCTGCAACCATTAGGGTCAAACCCAAAAACCCGATAAATTTTCTatcgttcaattttttttaccccTGACTGGAAgctttcattgattatttttacaatatggataactaaaaaaataactttcaattttatattaaatatacaaattatatattaaatttttattagtataataataaataaataacttaGAAACtttaaattcattaaaaaaatatttaaatttctaaaacatgctttaaaatatttaaatttatgttttattttacacaaatctcaaatattagtgtTTGATTATGTTTTTGTTCGAGTTTAAGTATATATCTCTAATTTGCCatagttaaatattttatattctataaatataactaattttcgtcattatttattggattgatcgcattttaattttatcggtagcaacacgattaacccgctgggctagcccgaaacttgagcttttagggttagggctgaacttttataacctgAAAAAATCACAACCTGAATAGCCCGCACTCGATTGACCCGCAGTCCGAGTAGGATTGGCCCGAAATCcggtgggccggcccgattgacatccctaacgataatgataaaatacaaaaaaagcTTGATAtcctttttcaacttttcattaaatgaaatattaaaCGATGTTGTATTAGGTTTTTCATGTTTTGTTCACACAAAGCAAACTAAGTTTTATTAGATGGAACTGTTAAATTGTTATTCACTAAGTGAGTAAATGAGCTGTATTCTTTTTCAGGATGTCATATCCTAAGTGATTaatatctcttttactttagtctctatcttattttattctactttactctctatctattttctattttattatttctcctACTTGAAATATTACTATTACTTTTAATATAAATCATTATACACAACTACCTAAATAGTTGTGTTAAATAGAAATGTCTCACCAAGGGGATGGAgggttttttgttttaattcatCTCcaattctatttttgataatGTTTTACTACAACATATTACCCCTACTAATGTGAATATGTGATTCACACATTTAACGAGCAttgctttaattatttatgttttatcttCTAATTGAGCATTAAAATCTCATTTCTTCGGCAATACCAATCTATCGATGGCACTGTCCGTACACATCTTGATGAATTAGAGATGTTTGAACCCACTGCtgggaagaaagaaaaaaaaaagcaagcTGGAGGCATATCTCAAGTGAAATGAAAGAAAGCATTTGATTGGGTGAGTACAATTAATTGACCAGCTCGAAGTCGGACATCTGTCCTGTCCCAACCACTTTGGATTTATGGAATTTGAAATAGACGCGTGGCGAATTAGAATGCTTGGATTTAAGCCACGTGAATGGTAGGATGACGTTTTATCGGACTAAATATGCAATGTGGGCCCGCCGAATACACACTGCACTTATTTAGACACATGTTTTTCACTTCCACCGGCCTGTATcagattttagatttttctttttttctaatttttttaatcatgaTTTTTGTTTACgcagtactccctccgtcctaaaaaaatatgcactttggattcagcatgaattttaatgttaagagagagatagagtgaAAAATACTTAAAGTACTGaaaaaatatacactttggattcaacatgaattttaatgttaagagagagatagagtgaAAAATACTTAAAGTACTGTTAGTAGAGAATaaatctcacctcattagagagaaaaaacctcccaaaattaaaaaattcatattCCTGTGGGATGACatatattcttgtaggacggattcttataggacggatgaagtaatatttggtgattttgatttttatattgattGAAAATCTAGTGAGACCACTCATTGATTATCTCTAAAACTTAATTTCTTTAATGATGCTAAACAACCTGACAGAGTAAACAAGGTCTTTTAAGATTtgtttagattttaattttttaaaatattattccgaattttagattttaatgataaattattaaatCTAAACAATTAAGTATTAGTATTTGAGTATTAATTAGAAATAGTCCGCAAATACATATGCAATGATTCATAAATCTCCTAAAAACATTATTcctttatataaataccccacttctagtttttttattaatttatttttgtacttaattttttagtattaataaacttcatattttttttataattcacacaaatttattaaaaatatataaatattcatcATTGCAAATTATATGAAATgtgaaataattgaaaataggACATGATACCAAGAATCGTGCAAGAGATGTGATGAATAATAGATAAGGTTGTGTGGGGCCAACGTTTTTAAAAAGACTCTCATTCCTAATCCCAGCTTCTACcataagaaaatgaaaattttctaCTAATCCAAAACTCACAAGTCATTGGAAGCGCCATGTTTTTCCTTTTCACCTTCCTCATAGGTTGAATTTAGAAGGAACGGTGTCGAAATCGTCGTAATCAAATCTCTGCCGCTCCCTCCCAACCTGAATAGGCAAAACGGCCGAATAAGAAGATGCAGTTTGGTCTCGTGCGACATGGGAAGAACCGAATACGTACCTTTCCAAGGTAAGAAGGGTTGCATGACATAACCTCATTCATGGTCGTTACTTTCTTCGAGAGCATCATAATCCTGAAACAGAGTTTTACCAATTCGGTCATGTCCTACAATCTAGGAGATGGAAACGTTTATCTGATAAACTTTCTATATGATTTTATGATAACATACGTACCTCTGGATTGAGAAGTCGAGGCGTTCAATCATCTCGCAGGTTTTGTATTGCTCGGGGTCCTCGAGGAATCTAACCATTCCATCCTTTTGGTTGATTGTAGCATAAATGTCACCTTCTTGAATCTATTCCCGGAGATGAATAATAACATCAGATCAAGCCAATAAGTTTCGCTGCTAATTCAAGTAACGTGAGTAAGTCCTGCTTAAAACTTACCATTTGAAGAACATGCATCTCAGCCTCTTTTGCGCTATTCAGTTGAACTGTGTTCGCTATGTCTTGGAGGGAGAGAGTTAGGTATGTCTGAGTCAACCTCTGAATATTGCGTTTATACATTGATGACACGACTTGCTTCACCAACCCAAGATTATTGTCCTGGAAGTTGAAGAAAATCTTACATCAGATTCAGAATCGAAGCACCAGAGTGAAGAACTTCGACGCGATTACGAATTTAAATGCAATGAAAAAGGCTTACGTTTTCAAACTTGTCCTTGTTCATCTGCACATAATTCTCAACCTCTGATACTTTGCCGGTACTATAGCTATTTACCAACTCAAGGTAAGGCTGCTCATAAACAAAATCACACAAATGAGTGAATTTAGCAACTACAGGTAAGCGGGAAAACTAACATGAAAAAGGCACAAGGAACATATATTATCGAAAAAGAGCTCAGAAGAATGAAGCAATAACAgagaatagaaaataaattgaCCAAATAAAGCTCCAGTTACAAAAACCCCAGAGTCATATTGCTTGGAGAAAGTTGATGAAGCCAGATCCATGCATACATGAAGCAACCTATCAGAACAAGCTGGGGCATATAACTGGTTTTTGCTAGACTGCTAGTCGGTTCAAATTCTAAGTCAAAGAATTACTCATTAGGTCAGATAACTGCATTGTGTTGGCTTTAATAAGCATTGGTGTCACGTACTGTAGTaatcattttctcttttttgcATAAGTCATGTAGTAATCCTTGATTGTAGAAGATTCCAAGTTTATCAAACCCAGAAAAGTATTTTATAAATGGTTTCAGAAACATGAATGTGAATGCGGTTGCAGTAATAAACTAAATGCTTTTAACCAAGTAAAGGGTAGCAAACACTAAATAAACACAACATCTGATGCCCTAGTGTAGAGTATAGCTGGTTTTCTGAAAAATACCTGAGAGAAATTCTTAAGATTCCTTTGAGCGGCTGATGAAGTATACTTGGGAAAACTAGTAGCAAACTGACATCAAGATCAAATGCATACATGAGAATAAGTTTAAGAATTTCACAGGCTGAAAACAATTATGCAGCCAGAGATAGCTTTTCAAATAAGGCACTAagcaaaaaaaatcaagtgcTAGAGCTATCAACAACTGAAGGGtaatactccttctgtcccttaaaaatagaccgaattgccattttgggatgtccacagACCAATTCTATTTAAGGAAATTTTTTCCTCTCTGAGGTGAGTCCCATTTTCCACTAAACAATACTCCAATCacattttctttctatctctctcttacccTAACAATTGTGCAATTAAACCGTGCCATTTAAAATGTTGTctattttttagggacggaggagggagtatattaaaaGAAAGATTCATCAGTCCAAATGCTGATTATTGAGAATGTGATAATACTTTCTATACTGTAAAAACCAGATGTAAGAGTTCATCAAGTACTGGACAGTTCATCAAATTTTAGCCTAAAACAGAAACTCAGATTGCAAATTGTAACCAAAAAAATTTATGACAGCAAAGATAAAAACAATTATCATAGTTTCA
Encoded proteins:
- the LOC121778338 gene encoding uncharacterized protein LOC121778338; its protein translation is MRRCTDRSVDSNNQIVLSRIMLRFRPIAPKPAGEDAGSASADPAKRDLAGRRVKRKYVRIRKRRCKSKVSEGGNPPSPPERSAVDDAPPPQKRAVTLQLLGDGSGSEREMKWRDLDDGAVTAGIGRRMADLSSYGGGSVIATWIVVEGVTVTEKFTELATVGLGFSDEERIHNLEKDTCPGFISDHTNNVIWTNAAYKRMVAADEDGSAEAEKGVLVWLVVKEDLPHFCPSFACRVRVTQQNGQGQKWNKIVPCDVWRMEFAGFAWKLDVNTALSLGF